CCTGAACAAAACGCTCTCCGTAGCCAAAGCTCCCTCTCGGATTTGTATAGAGTACGGCGTAGCCTTTTGCAGCGAGCAGCTGGAACTCGTGGAAAAACGTATTTCCGTACATAGAGTGAGGCCCGCCATGAATTTGCAGAACCATCGGATATTTTTTTCCTTCTTCAAAACCGACAGGCTTGAGCATCCAACCGTGCAGCTTCCAGCCATCCTTCGCGACAAACTCCATTTCTTCTGGAACAGGGAGCTCAATGCCAGCAAATAGCTCTTCGTTCAGCGATGTTAGACGTTTTTCTCCTCTGTCTTTCAGGCACACTTGATACAAGTCGCCCGGCGTAAACGGGTCACTGATGGCAACAACCACCGTTTGTTCGTTTTCATGCAGCGAAAAGCCGTAAATATTCCGATTGCCCGCTACAACATTCGTGACTTGTCCGTCCAGCGTTACGTGATAAATGCCGGAATTTCCTCTCTCACTTGCAATGAAATACATACCTCTTCCATCTGCTGTCCATACAGCGCCTGGATTCGGGTGACCTGGCGAGCGCATGTCCCCGATGGTGGAATCGCCCACCTGAACGTCCCAATCATCTGTGATGCAAGTATAGTTGCCCTTTTCAAAATCATATACCCAGATGCGCTTCTGTGCTGCGTACAAATGCGTGTCCAATTCACTTCCGATATACGCTAGCTTCTTACCGTCGTGTGACCAGGTTGGATAGGCAAAAATCCCTTTGCTGTTGGTCAGCTTTTTCCATTCTCCCCCTTCAGAAGGGATGAGAAAAACGTCAACACTATGCTGAAAATCAGGGTCTTCTGCTCGGTTCGCAGTAACGGCGAGCCATTTTCCGTCCGGCGACCAGGACCCAATTGTATGATTGTACGGGCCATCGCTGAGTGGAGTAACCTCGCCTGTTTCTACATGAACAATGGCCAGCTGCTTGTTTTTCTCGTAAATGAACCCAAGATCATCGGATTTGTACTTCATTCTTCCGACTTGAATGGCTTTGGGATTTTCTTTCTCCTCAGTTCCCTCGAGGTCTGCGAATGTTTCACCCTCATCCAAGATCGACGAGAAGACAATGTATTGGCCGTCAGGTGACCAAGTCGGATTGCTGACGCCGTTTTTGCAACGTGTGAGCTGCCTTGCTTCGCCTCCGTTTGCATCGATCAGCCAAATCTGTGGTTTTCCAGATCGATTCGAAACAAAGCTAATCTTTGAACCATCCGGTGACCAGCGCGGAAAGGTGTCGCGGGAGCCAGACGTCAATGGCTGTGGATCATCCGCATCCAATCTGCGTAAAAATAAGTGATTTTGGTATGCGTGGGACTCATCGATTTGATTTTCCACATAGGCAAGCGTTTTTCCGTCTGGTGATAGCTGTGGATCGCTCGCGTACCGCATTTGATACAAATCTTCAGCCGTTATGCCTCTTTTTGCTTGCGTCATCCTAATCACTCCTCGATTTTATTGGTGGATGCAAGTTGCTCCAAAAAGAACTGGGAAATCTTTTGATTCAACGTGATGTGATTGTCCAGCTTTTCGGTAAAGTGACCTTCATCCTCAAAAATGTGCAAATCGACTTCTTGCCCCCTGCCTTGCATGTCCGCTACGAGCTGTTCTGCTTCGCTGACAGGAACACGCGTATCATTGCGCCCGTGGAATACGAGAAGCGGAGCCGTGATCTTATGGGAATGATTCAAAGGAGCAATTTCTTCAAAAAAGTCATCGTCTTCGCCGAGGAACCCATACTCCACCTCACGCAATCTCCGTCTCCATGCCCCGGTGTTCTCTAGAAAGGTTTTGAAGTGGGAAATCCCCACAATATCAACACCTGCGGCCCACAGGTCAGGGTAATGCGTAAGCGCAGCCAATGTCATGAATCCTCCGTAGCTGCGGCCCATGATACCGATCGCATTCGGGTCAACGCTTGGACGGTTGCCTAAATCTTTGACCAGCCAAGCCAAATCTGCTACAGAATCCATACGCTTGCGTCGATCATCGAGCTGGACATATTCCCGACCGTAGCCCATGCTGCCGCGAACATTCGGTGCTACCACCGTAAAGCCTTCGTTCGCCAAAAACTGAAAAACAGGATGATACTCCGGTCGAATTTGGCTCTCTGGCCCGCCATGGACGTAGACGACGACTGGTTTTTTCTCGGCATTCTCGGATGTATCTTTGGCATAGAGGAAATACGGCACTTCCAAGCCATCAAAAGAGCGAAACGTGCACAATTCCGGCTCGATGAGTTTATCTTCGAGAGCATCGGATTGACCAATGTTCGTCATACGTCGGCTGGTTTGCTCCGAAATGGTATATGTCCAGATGTCTCCTGGAAGTGTAGGGCTTTTCAGCGTAAAAGCGAGCTGATCATCACTCACCCAGGCCAAGGAAGAGATCACTCCACGTGGTGCTTCCTCCACCCGCTCCCAGCGTTGCTCTGTCAAGGAATAGAGAGCAAGAACGGAATAGCCTCCTTCATTGATCGTGAAGGCAAGAAGCGTCTCGTCGGGAGATAATTTGGCCTCCTCGATGTCCCATTTTGGGTCGTGCACCAGTTTGTCCAGCTCTCCTGTACGCAGTGAAAAGCGGCACAACGCTTTCGTGTTCTCATCGCGGTCGGTTACGAGATATCCCGTTTGGCCGTCTTTAGACAGTACCAAGGAATGGTAGCGCGCATGTTTGCTGCAAATGGCGAGCTTTTGTGCTTCCTTCGTTTGTAGATTCAACATATACAGGCAATTGTCAATGTTGGTCTCCTGCACGCTGAAAATGAGTCCTGTCCCGTCTGGCAGCCAACCGATTGGATCTGTGCGCCCATCATAGCGGAAGACTTCCTCATACGCACCACTCTCGACATCCTGCACAAAAATATCAAAGCTGCGCGGATTGCGACGATTGCTGGACCACGCGATCTTTTGCCCACACAAAGACCAGCCTCCCAAATAGTGAAAATAATCAGGAGCATCTGTCAGCGGCTTCACAACTGCACCTTTTTCCGTTAGCAAAAAGAACTGCTGCCGCTCGTCTCCCTTGTTGTCCATACCGACAATCGTTTTCGTTCCGCACGGGGAATGGTCAACTGCTACCACACGATCAGGCAAAAAGGTCACTTGCTCCGAGCGGTTGGAATCTTCATTCCAGCGCCACAACTGCGCGATACCTGTCAGCTTCGTTAAAAAGGTAATCTCTCTACGCTGCGGTACCACCTTCAATTGATACGCGGATTTCACTTGCAGATAGTCCAAAATCACGAGAAATCATCCTTTCCTGCTTTGCTAGATGTTCCTTGGAGTATGTAAAGAGAAAAAAGAGGAGAAGCTCCTCTTTTTTTCTATTTTTTGGTTGCCCAGCGAGCGCTTGGGAACGCGTTGACTGGGAAATTGAGACCTTCCAGATTCGGTTTCACCAAATAGTTTTGCTGGTAGTGGTAAACTGGAATGAACGGCATTTCATCCATCAAAATGGCTTCTGCCTGGTGAAGCAGTTCCATACGCTTGTTCGGGTCTTGCTCAACTTTTGCCGCCATATTCAACTGATCATACTCTTTGTTCACCCAACCAGTACGGTTGTTCGGGCTTTCACCCAAATAGTAGTCAAGGTTAAACGCAGGGTCGTTGATTTGACCTACCCAGCCCATACGGCCCATTTGATAGTTCTTTTGTTTCGTTGTATCCAGATACACTTTCCACTCTTGGTTTGTCATTTTCACTTCTACGCCCAAGTTTTTCTTGAGCATTTCTTGGATCGCTTGCGCTATTTTCTTGTGGCTTTCATCGGTGTTGTACATGAGTGTAACATCTGGCAGTGTGGACCAGCCTTCTTCTTGCATACCTTCAGCCAGCAACTTCTTCGCCGCTTCGTAGTCTTCTTTGAAGTAGTCTCCGCCCTCTTCGCGGAAGTCTTTTCCGTTTGGTTGTACCGCTCCGCGAGGTACCATGGAGTAGGCTGGTGTCTCTCCGCCTTGGCTTACCATTTCGGACAGCGCTTTACGGTCGAGCGACATTGCGAAAGCTTTACGGACCTTTTTATTCGTAAACGGTTCTTTCGTTACGTTAAACATGTACATGTACGTACCATAGTAAGGAACAGATTTGAAATCTGGGCTCGATTTTTCTTGCGCGAGGATGTCAGACGGCATCTCTTTGTTAAAGTCGAGCTCGCCACTCTTGTACATCTGATAGGCAGTCGTGGCGTCATTCACCATTTTCCATGTGATCTTATCCATTTTTACGTCAGCTTTGTTCCAATAATGCTCGTTCTTTTCAATTACGAGCTCGGAGTCATGCTTCCAGGAAACGAGCTTGTAAGCGCCGTTGGAGATGTAGCTGTCTGCATCTGCTGCCCATTTTGGATTCGCTTCTGCTTGCTTCTTGTTGATTGGGTGCCAGTAACGGGTAGCCAGCATTTTGTCAAAGTACGAGGTAGGTGCGACCAGCTCGATTTCGAGCGTTTTTGCATCGACTGCCTTGATGCCTACATCTTCTGCTTTTCCAGTACCCTTATTGTACGCTTCTCCACCTTTGATGTAGTAGAGCAGATAAGCAGAGGTCGAAGCTGTTGCCGGATCAAGATGCTTCATATACGTGTAGGCAAAATCCTCTGCGGTAACCGGCTCACCATTGGTCCACTTCGCATCATCGCGCAAAATGAACGTATACTTCAGCTTGTCATCCGACAGCTTCACTTCCTTCGCTACTCCCAAGATTGGATTGCCATCCTTGTCCTTGGTGTACAGACCTTCCCCCAAGTGATCCATGATCCAGAAGGACGTCGTATCCGTTGACGTGAGTGGGTTCAAATCTGGTGGCTCGGACTTGGAATTGAACACAACTTCTTGTTTGGCAGCAGCGCCTGGGGTAGTGGTACCTCCAGTCGATGTTGACTCGCCACTACCGCCGCAACCAGCTAGAGCCGGAATGACGAGCGAGAGCGACAGGGCAAAGGCAGCTAATTTCTTCACGTTGTTTCCCCCTATATTTTAAGATAAAAAATCGAACTACTGATAGAGATGACAAGCGACCCAATGGTTTGGTGCGGCTTCCTGCCATTCAGGAATCTGTGCCGCGCATTGCTCCATGGCCTTTGGGCATCTTGTTCGGAACACACAACCGCTCGGAGCGTTGGCAGGACTCGGCAAATCGCCCTGCAAAATGATGCGCTCCCGCTTGATTGTCGGATCAGGAATCGGAATGGAGGACAGCAACGCTTGTGTATATGGATGAAGTGGCTTTGCGTATAGCTCGAAGCTGTTTGCCATTTCTACCATTTTGCCGAGGTACATCACTCCGATTCGAGTGGAAATATGCTTCACCATGGACAGATCGTGGGCAATAAACAAGTAAGTCAGCCCCCTGTCCTGCTGTAAGTCTTCTAATAGATTCACGACCTGCGCTTGAATCGACACATCAAGCGCTGAAATCGGTTCATCCGCGATGATAAATTCCGGTTCGACCGCAAGTGCCCGGGCAATCCCGATCCGCTGCCTTTGGCCTCCGCTGAATTCATGAGGGAATCGGTTCGCATGTTCCTTAGACAAACCAACGAGCTCAAGCAATTCTTTGACCCGATCCGCTCTTGCACCACGAGACAAGCCATGAATATCCAAGCCCTCCGCAATAATGTCCATGACTGTCATGCGCGGATTCAGACTTGCTTGCGGGTCTTGAAAAATCATTTGGACGTCGCGGTGGAACTGCTCTGCATCTTTCCCTTTTAAGCGGTGTGCATTTTTTCCCTTGAACAAAACTTCTCCATCTGTATTTTCGTAGAGGCGAATCATCGTTCTGCCCAACGTCGACTTTCCGCAGCCGCTCTCGCCTACTAGTCCGAGCGTCTCGCCGCGATTAATCGTGAAGGTCACGCCGTCGACTGCCTTAAGCGTAATCCCATTACCGATCTCAAAATGCTTTTTTAGATTTTTGACTTCAACCAACGCTTGGCTCATCTACGTCTGCCTCCCTGCTGCCACCAATTCTTCCAGCTTCGGTGCCCGTGGATCGTGTAGCCAGCATGCCGCTTGGTGACCCTCGGTGAATGTGGAAGCGTCCGGCATTTGCTGCTCGCATATTTCCATCGCAAACTGACAACGCGGAGCGAACGGACAACCTTTTGGCGGGTGGAATAAATCTGGCGGCGTTCCTTCAATCGGTACCAGTCGTTCCTTTTCCACACCATCGATCCGCGGCAGAGAGCGCATCAAGCCCCATGTGTACGGATGCTTCGGATTTGCGAAAATGTCCTCTACCTTGCCTGTTTCCACCACAATTCCTGCATACATAACCACGGCCCGGTGCGCGATTTCGGCTACGACACCCAAGTCATGCGTAATCATCACGATGGAGAGTTGCTGCTTTTCCTGTAATTCTCGGAGCAAGTCCAAGATTTGTGCTTGAATCGTTACATCCAATGCTGTCGTCGGTTCATCTGCAATGACGAGCTTTGGATTATTGGCGAGTGCAATCGCGATGACGACACGTTGCCGCATTCCCCCGGAAAACTCATGCGGGTATTGATCGACCCGTTTTTCCGGATCGGGGATACCGACCAGTCGAAGCATCTCCATCGCTTTTTTACGCGCCTCTTCTTTGCTGACCTGATGGGTACGAACAAATCCCTCGACGATCTGGGCGCCGACCTTCATCGTCGGGTTCAGTGCCGTCATCGGGTCCTGGAAGACCATCCCGATCTCAGCTCCACGAACCGAAAGCAATTCCTTCTTGCTCATCCCCGTGATAACTTTTCCGTCAAAACGAATCTGACCATCCACGATTCTTCCCGGCGGGTTCGGGATCAAGCCCATGATCGCTTGGGCGGTTACACTCTTCCCACAGCCGCTCTCTCCCACTACCGCAAGCGTCTCGCCACGATCAACATGAAAGGTAACTCCCCGTACAGCCTGTACCTCTCCACCGTACGTTTTGAAATGTACGCGGAGGTTTTCTACTTGTAGCAAATGATCCGCCATGTCTGATCCTCCTATCTTCGTGGCGAGGTTACTCGCGAATTCTTGGGTCCAATGCGTCCTGCAAGCCATCACCGAAGACGTTGAAGGCAAACATCGTCAAAGAAATCATCAAGGCCGGGAAGAAAAGTCTCCACCAATCCCCTGTCAAAATGACGCCGAGTGCATCGTTAGTCATCGTGCCCCAGCTAGCGATTGGCGCTTGCACACCCAGCCCCAAGAAACTGAGGAAAGATTCTGCAAATATCGCCGACGGAATGGTAAACGTCAAGTTCACGATGATGACTCCGATTGTGTTCGGAATCAGGTGGCGTAACAAAATGCGAGGGAATTTGGCACCCAGCACTTGCGCAGCCATGATGAACTCCTGGTTTTTCAATTGCAGGATTTGTCCCCGAACGAGACGAGCCATCCCTACCCAACCGGTTGCGGACAACGCGATAATGATGGTAACAATTCCAGGCTCCATGACAACCATCAGCATGATCACCACGAGCAGATACGGCAGTCCATACAATACCTCTATCAATCGCATGATGATGGTATCGATTCGGTCTCCCTTTTTGCCTCGACCGGCCATGTATCCGGCAATACCGCCGACGGTCACTCCGATGACCAAGTCAATTAACGCTGCCGATATTCCGATAATGAGTGAAATCCGCGCTCCGTACCATGTCCGTGAAAACATATCGCGACCCAGCTCATCTGTTCCGAACCAATGCTCGCTCGAAATTTCCTGATTCGCATTCAAGAGACTCTGATCGGAATAGCTGTACGAAACGAGATGTGGACCAATTATTGCCATGGCCATCAGCAAAACAATCAGGGTCAAACCCACCATTGCCAGCTTGTTTCTGACGAGCTTTCTCGTTACTTGTTGAA
This genomic stretch from Brevibacillus sp. DP1.3A harbors:
- a CDS encoding S9 family peptidase, coding for MTQAKRGITAEDLYQMRYASDPQLSPDGKTLAYVENQIDESHAYQNHLFLRRLDADDPQPLTSGSRDTFPRWSPDGSKISFVSNRSGKPQIWLIDANGGEARQLTRCKNGVSNPTWSPDGQYIVFSSILDEGETFADLEGTEEKENPKAIQVGRMKYKSDDLGFIYEKNKQLAIVHVETGEVTPLSDGPYNHTIGSWSPDGKWLAVTANRAEDPDFQHSVDVFLIPSEGGEWKKLTNSKGIFAYPTWSHDGKKLAYIGSELDTHLYAAQKRIWVYDFEKGNYTCITDDWDVQVGDSTIGDMRSPGHPNPGAVWTADGRGMYFIASERGNSGIYHVTLDGQVTNVVAGNRNIYGFSLHENEQTVVVAISDPFTPGDLYQVCLKDRGEKRLTSLNEELFAGIELPVPEEMEFVAKDGWKLHGWMLKPVGFEEGKKYPMVLQIHGGPHSMYGNTFFHEFQLLAAKGYAVLYTNPRGSFGYGERFVQACCGDYGGNDYSDLMTAVQYACDQFDFVDEDRLGVAGGSYGGFMTNWIVGKTNRFKAGVTDRSICNWVSFYGVSDIGYFFTAEEIQANPFTNPEKMWQHSPIRLVENIETPLLIMHGEHDYRCPIEQAEQLYVTLKHQGKAPVSFVRFPGASHELSRSGDPRQRVLRLQYTTDWFDSYLTLDKKVKIAE
- a CDS encoding S9 family peptidase — its product is MILDYLQVKSAYQLKVVPQRREITFLTKLTGIAQLWRWNEDSNRSEQVTFLPDRVVAVDHSPCGTKTIVGMDNKGDERQQFFLLTEKGAVVKPLTDAPDYFHYLGGWSLCGQKIAWSSNRRNPRSFDIFVQDVESGAYEEVFRYDGRTDPIGWLPDGTGLIFSVQETNIDNCLYMLNLQTKEAQKLAICSKHARYHSLVLSKDGQTGYLVTDRDENTKALCRFSLRTGELDKLVHDPKWDIEEAKLSPDETLLAFTINEGGYSVLALYSLTEQRWERVEEAPRGVISSLAWVSDDQLAFTLKSPTLPGDIWTYTISEQTSRRMTNIGQSDALEDKLIEPELCTFRSFDGLEVPYFLYAKDTSENAEKKPVVVYVHGGPESQIRPEYHPVFQFLANEGFTVVAPNVRGSMGYGREYVQLDDRRKRMDSVADLAWLVKDLGNRPSVDPNAIGIMGRSYGGFMTLAALTHYPDLWAAGVDIVGISHFKTFLENTGAWRRRLREVEYGFLGEDDDFFEEIAPLNHSHKITAPLLVFHGRNDTRVPVSEAEQLVADMQGRGQEVDLHIFEDEGHFTEKLDNHITLNQKISQFFLEQLASTNKIEE
- a CDS encoding peptide ABC transporter substrate-binding protein gives rise to the protein MKKLAAFALSLSLVIPALAGCGGSGESTSTGGTTTPGAAAKQEVVFNSKSEPPDLNPLTSTDTTSFWIMDHLGEGLYTKDKDGNPILGVAKEVKLSDDKLKYTFILRDDAKWTNGEPVTAEDFAYTYMKHLDPATASTSAYLLYYIKGGEAYNKGTGKAEDVGIKAVDAKTLEIELVAPTSYFDKMLATRYWHPINKKQAEANPKWAADADSYISNGAYKLVSWKHDSELVIEKNEHYWNKADVKMDKITWKMVNDATTAYQMYKSGELDFNKEMPSDILAQEKSSPDFKSVPYYGTYMYMFNVTKEPFTNKKVRKAFAMSLDRKALSEMVSQGGETPAYSMVPRGAVQPNGKDFREEGGDYFKEDYEAAKKLLAEGMQEEGWSTLPDVTLMYNTDESHKKIAQAIQEMLKKNLGVEVKMTNQEWKVYLDTTKQKNYQMGRMGWVGQINDPAFNLDYYLGESPNNRTGWVNKEYDQLNMAAKVEQDPNKRMELLHQAEAILMDEMPFIPVYHYQQNYLVKPNLEGLNFPVNAFPSARWATKK
- a CDS encoding ABC transporter ATP-binding protein — translated: MSQALVEVKNLKKHFEIGNGITLKAVDGVTFTINRGETLGLVGESGCGKSTLGRTMIRLYENTDGEVLFKGKNAHRLKGKDAEQFHRDVQMIFQDPQASLNPRMTVMDIIAEGLDIHGLSRGARADRVKELLELVGLSKEHANRFPHEFSGGQRQRIGIARALAVEPEFIIADEPISALDVSIQAQVVNLLEDLQQDRGLTYLFIAHDLSMVKHISTRIGVMYLGKMVEMANSFELYAKPLHPYTQALLSSIPIPDPTIKRERIILQGDLPSPANAPSGCVFRTRCPKAMEQCAAQIPEWQEAAPNHWVACHLYQ
- a CDS encoding ABC transporter ATP-binding protein yields the protein MADHLLQVENLRVHFKTYGGEVQAVRGVTFHVDRGETLAVVGESGCGKSVTAQAIMGLIPNPPGRIVDGQIRFDGKVITGMSKKELLSVRGAEIGMVFQDPMTALNPTMKVGAQIVEGFVRTHQVSKEEARKKAMEMLRLVGIPDPEKRVDQYPHEFSGGMRQRVVIAIALANNPKLVIADEPTTALDVTIQAQILDLLRELQEKQQLSIVMITHDLGVVAEIAHRAVVMYAGIVVETGKVEDIFANPKHPYTWGLMRSLPRIDGVEKERLVPIEGTPPDLFHPPKGCPFAPRCQFAMEICEQQMPDASTFTEGHQAACWLHDPRAPKLEELVAAGRQT
- a CDS encoding ABC transporter permease translates to MAVDQSVNELFRPRAQKADGQIAQMRPSLTHFQQVTRKLVRNKLAMVGLTLIVLLMAMAIIGPHLVSYSYSDQSLLNANQEISSEHWFGTDELGRDMFSRTWYGARISLIIGISAALIDLVIGVTVGGIAGYMAGRGKKGDRIDTIIMRLIEVLYGLPYLLVVIMLMVVMEPGIVTIIIALSATGWVGMARLVRGQILQLKNQEFIMAAQVLGAKFPRILLRHLIPNTIGVIIVNLTFTIPSAIFAESFLSFLGLGVQAPIASWGTMTNDALGVILTGDWWRLFFPALMISLTMFAFNVFGDGLQDALDPRIRE